A region from the Saccharomonospora azurea NA-128 genome encodes:
- a CDS encoding DUF3558 family protein, with the protein MSSRVWVKDSVSSKRVGIAAAVTLLAVASGCAEKESGHAEPQISPGGSSGGVQTTSANPSGQLSLSIDPCELVSEEDLVEVGKFEKEYEEAAGARTCYWQHTFENGGDGFGFAVGVRDSQSIETVNDNGSGVHSDEVNQRPAVWTVDPKFDDCVFAMKVDEVSRVDITVSGDSESNDSCEVAEVIAGMVEPRLPELP; encoded by the coding sequence ATGTCCTCAAGGGTTTGGGTGAAGGATTCCGTGAGTTCTAAGCGGGTAGGAATAGCTGCTGCAGTAACTCTGCTTGCGGTCGCTTCTGGGTGTGCCGAGAAGGAGTCTGGGCATGCAGAGCCTCAAATATCTCCAGGCGGCTCCTCTGGTGGGGTGCAGACCACGAGTGCAAATCCATCAGGACAACTCAGCTTGTCGATTGATCCCTGCGAGTTGGTTTCGGAAGAGGATCTGGTCGAGGTAGGAAAATTTGAAAAGGAATACGAAGAGGCTGCTGGTGCTCGTACGTGCTATTGGCAACATACTTTCGAAAATGGAGGAGACGGGTTCGGTTTCGCTGTCGGTGTGCGAGATTCGCAAAGCATTGAAACAGTGAATGATAACGGTAGTGGGGTCCATTCTGATGAGGTGAACCAGCGTCCGGCGGTGTGGACGGTAGATCCGAAATTTGATGATTGCGTTTTCGCGATGAAAGTTGACGAGGTGTCGCGAGTTGACATTACTGTTTCCGGAGATAGTGAATCAAACGATTCATGCGAGGTTGCCGAGGTGATCGCGGGCATGGTCGAGCCTCGGTTGCCTGAGCTTCCGTGA
- the pglX gene encoding BREX-2 system adenine-specific DNA-methyltransferase PglX — protein sequence MAVRGADLDELVKDLRRQVTVLEDDLRARAQEVSEFHTPLRAEYDEARKRERTAATWESWLDQRVTQVAAAWVLGTVFVRFCEDNGLIQWPFLAGPGERLADAEERHEAYFREHPQDNDRDWIVAAFNHLSEAHPTAAGLFDARFNPLWEITPSFEAATALLQFWRRRGDDGEIRYDFTDPEWDTRFLGDLYQDLSEHARKTYALLQTPEFVEEFILDLTLEPAVEEFGLADLRTIDPACGSGHFLLGLFRRVLAKWREAEPGTDEWELIQRTLSSVHGCDKNPFAASIARFRMLVAVLREANAIRLDQAPRFPINIAVGDSLMHGRGAPGIQGELFAMDEPHTYATEDIDEYIRSCDLLGKGSYHVVVGNPPYITVKDKQENQNYRDRYDACSGKYALSVPFAQRLFQLAIRRSGSDRDAGYVGQITANSFMKREFGKKLIEQFFRTVQLTHVIDTSGAYIPGHGTPTVILVGRNHEYRQDDPVRAVLGIRGEPSQPDDPAKGLVWSAIVEQITRPGSESQWVSVEDVEREAWIEHPWSLSGGGASELFEAIDSRALFRLNHHIRRIGFYGVMGADDAMTATARVFSRAGVEFDYHRPLTIGDEVRDWDAKPGDNAFHPYDGGLDLVPLEAIPAHHRRLWPYRTELGNRATFSKGTYFSDGRPWYEWHQLPKDPDASKSAVAFAFVATHNHFVLDRGGKVFKQSAPVIKLPEGAGEDEHLELLGVLNSSTACFWLKQVCHNKGNGADSKGARTTAVPWEDFYEFTGTKLQEFPLPAVLPLDLGRALDSLAQDLAAQEPSAVAEAATPTRARLDAARAEHTRIRGRMIALQEELDWTVYHSYGLLDDTERAQLTASDLDSVPEIRLGERAFEIVLARKMAAGETETAWFERHGSTPVTEIPAHWPDWYRQLVQARIDVIEKRRDIGLIERPECKRRWASETWERKEADALRTWLLDRCERRDLWFGLRDGFSQPRTLTVNQLADAFRDDAGMHAVASLYASDHLGKPDLPLARVLETVIADQHVPYLAALRYKDSGLRKRAQWEEVWEKQREEDRTGQRLDIPVPPKYTSADFRKTSFWTHRGKLDVPKERFISYPGASPDADPSLLLGWAGWDHKDQAQALVNLVNDRTADAGWETDRLTPLIAGLAELMPWVRQWHGDYDDEWEGVPADEYQAFLDEQRTTHQLTEADLTNWRPAPTRRGRRSATKETQQ from the coding sequence GTGGCAGTGCGTGGGGCTGACCTGGATGAGCTGGTGAAGGACCTGCGCAGGCAGGTCACCGTGCTCGAAGATGATCTGCGGGCGCGGGCCCAGGAGGTGTCGGAGTTCCACACCCCGCTGCGCGCCGAGTACGACGAGGCGCGCAAGCGGGAACGCACGGCGGCGACGTGGGAGTCGTGGCTCGACCAGCGGGTGACGCAGGTGGCGGCGGCGTGGGTGCTGGGCACGGTGTTCGTGCGGTTCTGTGAGGACAACGGGCTGATCCAGTGGCCGTTCCTCGCGGGGCCGGGGGAGCGGCTGGCGGACGCGGAGGAGCGGCACGAGGCGTACTTCCGCGAGCACCCGCAGGACAACGACCGCGACTGGATTGTCGCGGCCTTCAATCACCTGTCGGAGGCGCACCCGACGGCGGCGGGGCTGTTCGACGCGCGGTTCAACCCGCTGTGGGAGATCACGCCGTCGTTCGAGGCGGCGACGGCGCTGTTGCAGTTCTGGCGGCGGCGCGGCGACGACGGCGAGATCCGCTACGACTTCACCGACCCCGAGTGGGACACGCGCTTCCTCGGCGATTTGTACCAGGATCTCTCCGAGCACGCGCGCAAGACGTACGCGCTGCTGCAGACGCCGGAGTTCGTGGAGGAGTTCATCCTCGACCTCACGCTCGAACCGGCCGTCGAGGAATTCGGCCTGGCAGACCTGCGCACGATCGACCCGGCGTGCGGGTCGGGGCACTTCCTGCTGGGGCTGTTCCGGCGGGTGCTGGCGAAGTGGCGGGAGGCGGAGCCGGGCACGGACGAGTGGGAGCTGATCCAGCGCACGCTCAGCTCGGTGCACGGCTGCGACAAGAACCCGTTCGCCGCGTCCATCGCCCGGTTCCGGATGCTGGTGGCGGTGCTGCGGGAGGCGAACGCGATCCGGCTCGACCAGGCGCCGCGGTTCCCGATCAACATCGCGGTCGGCGACTCCCTCATGCACGGCCGGGGCGCGCCCGGCATCCAGGGCGAGCTGTTCGCGATGGACGAGCCGCACACCTACGCGACCGAGGACATCGACGAGTACATACGCTCCTGCGACCTGCTCGGCAAGGGGTCGTACCACGTGGTGGTGGGCAACCCGCCGTACATCACGGTGAAGGACAAGCAGGAGAACCAGAACTACCGCGACCGCTATGACGCCTGCTCGGGTAAGTACGCACTGTCGGTGCCGTTCGCACAACGACTCTTCCAACTCGCGATCCGCCGCAGTGGTTCCGACCGCGATGCGGGATACGTCGGGCAGATCACCGCGAACTCGTTCATGAAACGCGAGTTCGGGAAGAAACTGATCGAGCAGTTCTTCCGGACGGTGCAGTTAACGCACGTCATCGACACGTCCGGTGCGTACATTCCCGGCCACGGCACGCCCACCGTGATCCTTGTCGGGCGCAATCACGAGTACCGGCAGGACGATCCGGTACGAGCGGTCCTCGGTATCCGGGGTGAGCCGAGCCAGCCCGACGACCCGGCCAAGGGGTTGGTGTGGTCGGCGATCGTGGAGCAGATCACAAGGCCCGGCAGTGAATCCCAGTGGGTTTCCGTCGAAGATGTCGAGCGCGAAGCTTGGATTGAGCACCCGTGGAGCTTGAGTGGTGGGGGTGCCTCAGAACTCTTTGAGGCAATCGATAGTCGCGCCTTATTCAGGCTAAATCACCACATTCGCCGGATTGGGTTCTATGGCGTTATGGGAGCCGACGACGCGATGACAGCCACGGCTCGGGTTTTCTCGCGGGCAGGAGTGGAATTTGATTACCATCGTCCGCTAACTATTGGTGACGAAGTCCGGGACTGGGACGCGAAGCCCGGAGACAATGCCTTTCATCCTTACGATGGTGGACTCGACCTCGTTCCGCTTGAAGCTATTCCTGCTCATCACCGTCGTCTCTGGCCTTATAGGACTGAGTTGGGTAATCGGGCCACGTTCTCGAAAGGAACATATTTCAGCGACGGCCGTCCCTGGTACGAATGGCACCAGCTCCCCAAAGACCCGGACGCCAGCAAGTCAGCAGTTGCTTTTGCGTTCGTGGCTACGCACAACCACTTCGTGTTGGATCGGGGTGGGAAGGTCTTCAAGCAGTCTGCGCCGGTGATTAAGTTGCCGGAGGGGGCTGGTGAGGACGAGCATTTGGAGTTGCTTGGGGTGCTCAACTCGTCCACGGCCTGCTTCTGGCTCAAGCAGGTGTGCCACAACAAGGGCAATGGTGCGGACAGCAAGGGGGCGCGTACGACGGCTGTACCGTGGGAGGACTTCTACGAGTTCACCGGCACCAAGCTTCAGGAGTTCCCCCTGCCTGCCGTACTGCCGTTGGATCTCGGGCGGGCGCTGGATTCGCTGGCTCAGGACCTCGCCGCTCAGGAGCCGTCGGCCGTCGCCGAGGCGGCCACGCCGACTCGCGCGCGGCTTGACGCCGCTCGCGCTGAGCACACGCGGATTCGGGGGCGGATGATCGCGCTTCAGGAGGAACTCGACTGGACCGTCTACCACTCCTACGGTCTGCTCGACGACACCGAGCGTGCCCAGCTCACCGCGTCCGACCTCGACAGCGTGCCGGAAATCCGACTCGGCGAGCGGGCGTTCGAGATCGTGCTCGCCCGCAAGATGGCCGCCGGGGAAACCGAAACGGCGTGGTTCGAGCGGCACGGGTCCACGCCCGTCACCGAGATCCCCGCGCACTGGCCCGACTGGTACCGGCAGCTCGTCCAGGCGCGCATCGACGTCATCGAAAAGCGCCGCGACATCGGCCTCATCGAGCGGCCCGAGTGCAAGCGGCGGTGGGCGTCCGAGACGTGGGAGCGCAAGGAAGCCGACGCGCTGCGCACCTGGCTGCTCGACCGGTGTGAGCGGCGAGACCTCTGGTTCGGGTTGCGCGACGGGTTCTCCCAGCCCCGCACACTCACCGTCAACCAGCTCGCCGACGCCTTCCGCGACGACGCCGGCATGCACGCCGTCGCCTCGCTGTATGCCAGCGACCACCTCGGCAAACCCGACCTGCCGCTCGCGCGCGTACTCGAAACGGTGATCGCCGACCAGCACGTCCCTTACCTCGCCGCCCTGCGCTACAAGGACAGCGGCCTGCGCAAACGCGCCCAGTGGGAAGAGGTGTGGGAGAAGCAGCGCGAAGAGGACCGCACGGGGCAGCGGCTCGACATCCCCGTGCCGCCCAAATACACCTCCGCCGACTTCCGCAAGACCAGTTTCTGGACCCACCGCGGCAAACTCGACGTGCCCAAGGAACGGTTCATCTCCTACCCCGGCGCGTCCCCCGACGCCGACCCCAGCCTGCT